Part of the Scyliorhinus canicula chromosome 8, sScyCan1.1, whole genome shotgun sequence genome is shown below.
TGCTTTGCTATTCAATCAGACCATCACTGAATCATAACATCATTGAATcataaaatggttacagcacagaaagaggtcattcggcccattggttcAGTGCTGACTATCTGCAGCAGCAAATCACCCAACAGCCCTCCCTGGTCTTTTCACCAAAGTCCTGCTTTAAAATGTATTCTGACCTCTATTTGTTTACCTTGATTCATATTTGATGTCCTTACATAATTAAAATATCTATCAGTATCAGTCGTGAAGGTTTGGTCAAGAGAGTTCCAGTTTTCTATGCCTCTTGTGTGAAGAAGTGATTCTTCATTTCAATCCTGAATGGCTGTCTCTAATTTCAAAATAGTGCATCTTCTATAGGATTCCCCCAGTGGGGGAAATAATTTCTCTTCATCCACATTTTGAGATGTTTTCCTTAATTATCTACATTGAAGAGAAAACGTGAGAcctgaaaatgaatgaatgaaaattgcttattgtcacgagtaggcttcaatgaagtcactgtgaaaagccgctagtcgccacattccggcgcctgtccggggaggctgggacgggaatcgaaccgtgctgctagcctgctttaaaagccagcgatttagcccagtgagctaaacaagcccctaacAACCTTGGTTGTATCAGACCAGGATGGGCATTTCCCTCCTGATCCTTAACAAGAGAAACAAAATGATTGTTAATCAGGTTCACATTTTAAAATTGCACCAGTGAGTTTGACGATGGCTGCAAGGGTAAGGTGGTTTGTACCAACAGGAAAAGAGTAAAATTCAATACTCACCATCTCCATTTACTGTCATCTTCCTCGTAACAGAGATCAATATGCTTGTGTAGCAAAATATCATGATTATAAGCGGCAGAAGGAAAAGCCAGAGGAAGGTGAAGAAAAAGTAAACCTTTTCCTGCCAAGGCTCCTTAAAGCTGCCATGAGTCACACACTGAGTAAATGGAGCTGGTACAGCAATGGAAACAGTGTGAAAGAGGAACAGCTACAATGAAAAAAGAGATATAAAGTAAATGATTACTAACTGTTGTAGTCGTACACAGTAGATTAAAGTAACTAAATGTAAGGTAGTGACTAAAATAATTGATAGCATCTGACAGTTCAAGAGGTAATTCAGTAGCCATgcttgttctttgaaagagctatccatagCCCTTCAATTTTCCCTTTTCAAGCAGTAGCTCTGTAGCCCAGCAATGCTGgcagcagcagtggccaggaTTGGGATTACAGGCAGTTCCCGGATTCTAAGCCCCAGTGTCCGGGACCGGTCAATATAGGTGTGGGGGATCAGGTCccatagagagaagaaagaaagagcggaGGGAGAAAGGCTAGTcggggagatactcagagtagacaggagctacgcggagacccccgagacggggctactgaaagagcgccggaggctgcaggcggaattcggctgctgaccactgggaaggcggtagcacagctgaggaaggccaaaggggctgtctatgaatatggggagaaagcgactagaatgctggcgcaccaacttcgcaagagggaggcggccagggaaattggggaagtacGGGATAAGGAGGGAAACACGGTCATAGACCCAGAGGtggtgaacaaagtctttagggCGTTTTAcggtaaattgtatgagtcagagcccccgtccggggggggggggggggggggggggggggggggatgaagcaattcatggaccaactgaggttcccaaaggtggaagaggatctagtggagggactgggggccccgatagagctggaggagatggtaaagggtttagggaacatgcagttgggcaaagccccggggccagatggctaCCATGTAGAATTCTACACAAATTTTCGGAACTGCTGTGCCCACTTCTATGAACGGCCTTTAATGAGGCCAAACAGAGAaggaccctccccccaacaatgtcacaggcttcgatttcactcatcctcaaacgagagaaagatccgctacagtgtggatcttatagactgatatcgctcctgaatgtagacgccaaactgttggccaagatctgagctgctaggattgaggactgtgttcctggggtgataggggaggatcagaccggcttcgtcaagggcaggcaattgaactccaatatacggaggctcctaaacatcatcatgatgcccccagagggaggggaggcagaagtggtggcagcaATGGGcgtggagaaagcctttgaccaggtggaatgggagtacctgtgggaagcgctaAGACGGTTCGGATTCAGTGAGGGGTTCATAGGTTGGGTCCAGCTACTCTACCAGGCCCCAGTGGCAAGTGTGTGCACGAACAGggtgaggtcggaatactttaggctccaccAGGGGACAAGGTAGGCGTGCCCCCTCTCCTCATTATTATTCGCCCTTGCGATAGAGCTGCTGACTATAGCGCTGTGGACTTTCAAGAACTGGCGGGAGTTAGttcggggaggggcggggggacgagtatcgggtctcgctttatgcggatgatctgctcctgtacatttcggacccactagaggggatgggggagaccatgcagattctgagggactttggcaCGAGAATAAAAGCGAGATGTTCATGatccaagctaaggggcaggaaaagggactgggagagcttccgctgaagttggtcgagaagagctttcggtacctatggatacaggtggctcgaaagtgggatgccctccacaagtTTAATCTATCTCGGCGAACATAGCCATGtttaggaaatgggtattgggggaggggtcgacgtgAGAGCAGttagaggcagcctcatgtaaagGTACCAGCCTAGGGGCTCTTGTAATGGCACCTCTTTCGTTCTCGCCGTCCCGCTACTCCTCTAGTCCGGTGGTGAtggcggcattaaagatctggggtcagtggagaaggcacagggaggtggagggagcctcagtctggaccccgaaaCATAATAATCACAGATTATaatcacaggggcagcacggtagcatggtggttagtataaatgcttcacagcttcacagctccagggtccaggttcaattcccggctgggtcactctgtgcggagtctgcacgtcctccccgtgtgtgcgtgggtttcctccgggtgctccggtttcctcccacagtccaaagatgtgcgggttaggtggattggccatgctaaattgcccgtagtgtcctaaaaagtaaggttaaggggggggttgttgggttacgggtatagggtggatgcgtgggtttgagtggggtgatcattgctcggcacaacatcgagggccgaagggcctgttctgtgctgtactgttctatgttctatgttctatttgtcccGGGaaagatagacggagggtttgAAAGCTGGCAAAGGGCAGGCATTacaaggatgggggacctgtgcATAGACCGgacctttcccagcctgaaagCACTCGAGGAAaaattcagtttgccccctggAAACGCTTTCAGTTACCTTCAGGTACGCGCCTTTTTGAAAAAACAGGTGGTATCATTCCTGCTGCTACCCCCAcacaggatacaggatagggttgtctccggcacctgggtaggggaggggaaggtttcggacatctaccgggaacttcaggaggcggaggaagccccagtagaggagctaaaagggcaaatgagaggagctaggtggggagctggatgcgggcgtgtgggcagatgccctaagtagggtcaattcctcttcatcatgtgccaggtttagcttaatccagtttaaggtggtccaccgggcgcacatgacggcaaccaggatgagcaagctctttggggttgaggataaatgaTCGAGGTGTGCAGAAAGCCCTGCATAtcacgtccatatgttctgggcatgcaaagctcttaagggattctggcgGGGTTATGCTAAGGCAATATCCAAGATCTTAGACACACGGgtagtgccgagtccagaggtagcgatctatggagtgtcagaagatccgggagttcaggaagcgaaagaggctgacgtgttggcctttgcctccctggtagcctggagacggatccttctaatgtggagggactcgaagcccccgagtgtagagacctgggttagtgacatggctgggtttctcagtctcgagaaaataaagtttgccttctgAGGGTCAATGACGGGGTTCTCTAGGAGGTGGCAGACGTTCCTCGACTatctaggagagcagtaaaggtcagcagcagcagcatccggggggggggggggggggttgttacatTGTATTGTTCCTTTCTTTGTATATACagttaacatttattttgttctgttaATTGTTCCGTACGGTTAtgcaaatattttgtttttgacaaaaatttgaataaaaataatttaaaacaaatataggggtggagggggtggggcggtgtCTCACAATAGGGAGGAGATATAAGGCCCAGGCCAGTTGGAGGCCTTGAAAGGGAGGTCAGGGTGTGGATTGGAGCATTCATGGGGGCAGACATTGGGGGAAGTCGCCAAATGGATACAGGGTCCTTGAGGGAATTTCCCCTCACCGTCTTCACAGCTGTGCCGCAAGAAGGATCACTGCtgcctcctccctcagcccctgcaCTCTTCCTGTCAGCCTTAAAATTGAGGCCAGGCAGGAAGTGGCCCTTAAGGGCCTCAAGTAGAGGGAGGGAGGATCCTCAGAGAGGAGAGTCATAGACTcatttatagcacagaaagaggtcattcaatCCATCAAGGTTATGCCAGCTCTCCATGGAGCAATTCAGtcaatcccattcccctgcccttgccccatagccctgcatgttTAATTCCTTCAAttacccatccaatttccttttgaaatcatttctGCCTCCAGTCATGGAGTCATGGACAACAGGTTCCAGGCTATTACCACTCGCTGCATAAAAAGGTTCTTCCCCACAGTCCTCCTGCATCTCGTGGACACaattttaaatctatgtccccgagTCGTTGTGCCGAATGGGAACAGTTGTTCCTTGGCTACTTTATTCAAATCTGCCACAAACTTGTACAGTCCTATCAAATTTCCCCTAAATCTCCTCCCCTCCAAGGTGACCAACCCAATCTTCTCCAACTTAACCTCATAGCTAAACCCCCGCCTAGCCCCATCCCAGGAACCATTCTGGGAAATCTCCATTTGCACCCTTTCAAACACCCCCAAATCCTCCCTGAAGTGCGGTGAACAGGACACGATACTCCCATTGTGGCCTACTCAGAGTTTTCTTTCTTGCTGTCTCCCCTGTGTCTCTcttcctgggcggcacggtggcatagtggtttgcattgctgcctcacagcttcagggactcaggttcaattctggcctggatgactgtctgtgtggagtttgcactttctcccgaatctgcatgggtttcctccgggtatttcggtttcctcccaaagtccaaagatgtgcgggttaggtggattggccatgctaaattacttctTAGTGTctaaggatatgcaggttaggttatagaGTTATAGGGGTAGAGGGGCCTGGGCATGGGTAGACTCTATGATTTCCCGCATCCTTTTTAATATAGTGCAATTCTATGCAAATTGCCCCCATTTTAAAATGTACCAACATTGATCTGTTCATTACACTAATCTCTCTGATTACATTCACCCAGCTACTTGCTAGTCAGCTAAAAAATTTGTATGAGAAGTGCATTTCACTCAGGTTGTGAAACatgcagggcgcgattctcccattgggcggctaagtgccgacgccggagtaaaaactgaGCTGTTTTACTCTGGCATCGGTGCCCGTTTCGAGACCCGATTCTTTGGGCCACAGTGGGATAGCATGGGGCGCTCCAGCGGCTGATCCCAGCGTGAACCTGGCGCTGcgaggtccacgcatgcgcagttgggttggcgccaactagcacatgcacagtggccttcttccccccgccagccccgacgccaaatggcgcagggctacaggagccggcgtggaggaaaggagaTACCCCCGACAGAGAGGCCGATCCGccaatctgtgggccccgatcgcaggccaggccactacgaaggccccccccccccgggattggacccccccccccataggccgcccccggacccttcaacgcagAGGTCCCactggctcagaggatgttagaatggcgccggtgggacttggctttttgttgacggccgctcggcccatctgggccagagaattggcgcAATGGCCCATGCCGGAGAGTTGCCGCATACCGCAACCAGCGCACCGACCACGCCAgccctagtgggggggggggggggggggggggattctgcccGAAGTTAAAAGGAGAAATGTGGATTAACATCGTAAATTGTAATTTTGTTATGTTTGTCCAGCTAATCCTGGACAGTTTTCACTTACATTCTAAGTGAGCTACGAAATTCAGCAGCAAACAGGAGATATTGGTATTTTGGATAACTGGCctagtatagaatcatagaatccccacagtgcagaaggaggccattcagcccatcaaatctgcaccgatcctGTGAGAGACCTACGCACTCGCCTCCCACCatgactccacctaacctttggatactcagggacgatttagcgtggccagtccgcctaacctgcgcaactttagactgtgggaggaaacaagagcacgcagatatggggagaagttgcaaactccccacagacagtgacccaaggtcagaattgaacccagggcccttgtgctgtgaggcagcagtgctaaccactgtgtcaccgtgtatGGCAAGCTTCACTTCTGATTTTGAAACTGTTGAAAAGTAAACCCAGAGCCACGCTGTGTCTTCACTACACCAGTAACCAGCAATGCGTTAGACACAGCTTCACCTCATGATATTTTCCTACAATCAGCAATGATGTATGTGGAATGAATGACTTTACCCCGACAAGCTGGGGGGTTTTCTGTATACAGTTTGAACTGTGCGCTCTTGCATTTAAGCACCTTGCGTGCAATTTCAGTTCGGCTATCGCCCGCATAGAAATATCGCATCCCATTGCACCAAAGCTATACAAAGGTGAGAGCTGGGATGAAGTATCTGCATATACCAATGGAGGATGATAGGGTAACGATTTAGCTGTTGCTCATACATCCTGCATTGCTGGGACAGCACTGCGAGTTAGCTGCCTTGATGCACAGGCTGCAGGTCTAATGTATATTACCTGAGGTGTGGCCAGAGTGACACTCATGATCCAAGCCCCGATGAGCATGGTTCGGTTCCTCTCGTTGGCTCTGCTAATGCCCAGGGGGTAGAGGATGGCACAGTAGCGGTCGAGGCTGATCACCACCGTGATGAAGGCGCACGAGTACATGGAGAGGAGCTTGAGGAACATGAGGAGTTTGCAGAATGAGTCGCCAGCGTACCACTGCACCGTGATGTTCCAGGCAGCGTCCAGGGGCATCACGATGAAAGTCACCAGCAGGTCGGCGCACGACAGGTTCACGATCAGTGTCCTGATGTGGGATCGGCCCGTGCCTTTCCTTCTCAGGGCGCCGCACAGCACGGTCAGGTTGAGGTAGGAGGAAACCACGAAGATGGTTAAGGTGACGACTACCCTGACCTTGGAGGCGGTGGAGAAAGTGGGCAGCAGCAGCTCGTCCTCGCCGCCCTGGTCGCTGTCCGCGGTGCTGAAAGTGCCATCGCCGTCCAGGCTGCAGTTGCTGTGCGCGCTGCTGTTGCAGGGCGGCAAGTCATTGCAGCAAAGTAGCCGGAGTTTCATCGCATTCGCCTCTGCCTGGGTAAcactgattttgtttttattgcGGAGTTAAATCTGACCAAAGTGCCCAGAttggtgaaaggggggggggggcgggggggggcaggttttTCAACCTTCTGCATCTTCCTGATTCACAAAGGTCAGCCCACAAGGTGGGGTTTGGCAGCACATCGGAAAATTGTGAATGAGTCACTTCTCCCGCTTGTGGGAGGCgccccttccccatcaccccgCCTCCTGCAGACAGTTACTGGAGCACAGAATCATTCCCATCACCAGCCCCTTTCGGTTTGCTGCACCAACATCGCAAACAACGAGAAACAATGAAATTAAAGGCCAATTACATCTGCAATATGCCTCTCCACCCTTTCAATTGTAGTGGCTGATGCATTTTTAATCATTGGAGACTTTCCGAAGTAGTCTTATACAGCATTAAATAATTTAAATACTTTTTCTTTAAACAAGCCACCTAAACCAGAATATTAGAAGCAAGTTTTGCAAATAATATTAATTtcagcaggtttggaaggtgatgaatTGATTTGAATATGAATATATTAATAATTATAACTCAATGGTCGCTGAGTTATAATTAAAGCAAGGTCGGTAAGGCAGAACAAGACATCTGGTCCGATCCCTTGTGAATGAGCTCTTTTTAACAGTGCGCAGACCTGAATTTAGATCGGTTAACATTTTAACGATGATTATAACAATCGTTTACTAAGATTTTTTTTGAAGTACACGCGGGCGATGTTGAGCATGTGTTGTGAGGAGATTGGAATCTTGCAGTTTAATAGCTGCGCTGGGGATCAGTTTGGTGATAGATATCTCAGTAGGTTTTTAAACTGAGCGGGTTATTTGAATGACATCCCTcttctgaccaccccccccccccccccaatcccccgttcccccaccccacccccatcccatcccacccccatcctccatccccatcccccacccccatccccaccctcatccccatcccccaccccatcccccacccccacccccccacccatcccacccccatcccacccccatcccccaccccaccccgccccacccccatcccccatcccccaccccccacccccatcccccaccccccacccccatcccccaccccccacccccatcccccaccccacccccatcccccaccccaccccatcccccaccccaccccccaccccacccccatcccatcccccaccccacccccatcccatcccccaccccacccatccctcacccatcccccacccccaaactcctGAACAGGACCCTCTGCAGATTCATTGACATTTAAACTCCTTCCTTTGGGAGGTTGGGCTGAAATTCCCGGGGAATTATAATGAAAAATAAAACTATTTTTAGCCCTATTCCCACAACAGCTGCGGCTAAGAAACCCTCAATCCCATTAATCTCGAACAGTTGGTCACTAAAGCGACATGTCCAATTGGGGTAAATCATTGGCGCCAGCCACCATAACTGAAAACAACGGAGGGAAATCATCCTTTCTAATTATTTTGTGTCATACGATCGTCCTTTCTATGCGAGTTGCACATGTATAAATATTGCAGTTTCCCCAAATAAAACTATTATACAGAGAGATTGAAACGGTTTGCTTGAAATGGACTAATGTTGACTGGTGTCTATTGTCCGCAGTAAAACTGCGCGGGATATGTTCAATATAGAGGGCAGACACCCACACATTGTAGTGtgtgaaacatggttaaagattGAGATACAGAACAGCTCCGTGGTACTTGTCCGTTTGATTAAAACCTCAAgacttgtttttatttatttacagtGTGGATCAATACTTTTAGCAACGGGAGGGCGGGATGCTCAGTCAGCAGAATGGAAATGTGCTGCCATTCAATCTAATCcgcatctcgcagcaaggcaggCAGTGTAATCCCCAGGGGGAGCGCTGTGCATTGCACATTGCCAAATAAAATGCAGGTGCGAGGAAAAATTCTTCCACGAAACCCAAGATTTGAGCTGACAGAAGCAACATTTTATTTTCTAACGAGTGGGCTGCTTAATTCctggcaaaataatgtttatttatttattgcttACCTCCGGCCTGTTCTATTTCTGATATTTGGGGATATGGGATGATGATACAATCAAGCACTGTTCACATCCATTAAATGCCAAGGTGACCTTCCTCCATAATGTGAGGTTAGTTAAGCAGCATGCTCGCAGGCAATGGGAGATTGTTTGGTATTGTATAACGTTGTCATGTATTGGCTTGTTCCTTCATTATTTAAGAATGCCCTCACTGGTTTAAGACTACAAAGAAAGAACTCGCATTTATACGGCacctttcatgtccacagaatgTCACCTCAAAGCCAGTAAACTACTTTCAGTAAACTGTTTCAAGTAAGGAAATAACACAGTCGATTGACTCACTTATGACCTCAAACGATTTAGCAATCTGTTTTACTGCTTATTCGAAGATAAAATATCGGTCTGGatctctctctcgctgctcttCAAATAAGAGATATGTTATCTCCAATTTGAGACAATCAGCTAGTTTAAACAATGTAACCTCGCTTAGGACTGTTCTAAAGTGTCTACCCAGATTCTGTATTGATGTTGTGTCTTGGGAGGTATATCCCATGGAACCATGAGAATAATTTCAATAGATTTCACAAAAAATAAACTCAGGCTTTTAATTCATTTTTCGAGGTGCGTAACTATACAGGAGACTAGTGAGGGCATTCATAAAGGTAGAGGGTAGGGTTTTATCTAAGAATGGCCCAATATACCAAAATTTAAAACTATAGAACAAATAAAGATTCATAATATGCAAAAATATAAAATGCTTTAAATTTTATTTCTATTCATGAGACACATTCTTCTCCAGCGCTCACCCgttaatgagtatgattgtccacctaagaaacgctgccttactggtcatgggttcttgcgtggctgatgaccCCGATCCTTGAGCCGCATCTTCGACCGCACTCTTGGCAGGTGTTACCGGGAgatgggattggtccttggatcAAGAGAATTTCATTTTCAGGCTCCTTTTcagggcctcctcttgccattgggTGTTCTCAAAGAATGGTGTCCCTTCAattaggaggttcctccaagtagtttTCTTCTGAGCAAGAGTCTCCCAGACATGCTGCATTTCTTGAGGCAAGTCTTCAGGGTGCCTTTGAAGCGCTTCCTTAGTCCTTCTTTTGTTGGGGAGGCTTTCTGGccatggaagatttgcattggcAGTTGGGATCCTGACATCCTGAGCACATGACCAGCCCTGTAGCATTGGTTTAGCATTATCATGGCatcgatgctggtgctcttggatctttcaaggatgctgatgttagtaagcctgtcctcccagctgatgcagagaatccatctcagacagcattgataGTACCTCTCCAGGGCCACATGTAAAAgttgggaggatgactgccttgtaCACAAGGATCGAGGCAGCACGGATGTTATAGTCACCAAAGACTCTCATCCTTAGGTAATTGTAGGATGTGCTCATGGATTGGAGACGATGTTAGATCtctgcatcaatgtcagccttagatATGAGATGGCTCCCCAGGTAGGGGAAATGTTCCACGTTCGGTTGGGTTTCTCCATTGATTTTGACGGAGGGAGactggatcttgccctggggcagGTTGGTAAAGGACTGGAGTTtccttgaggttgaggctgaggctAATTCATTAGTATTTTTCCATGAAATTATCAAGCATGGTtaggagattctcttctgagagaatgGAGATAGTGATGCCATCTGCATACTGAAGTTTCACGAGCGATGTCAgtgtcattttcttcttggattttgaCTGGATGAGGTTAAAAAGGTTTCCGTCCATCCTGTGTAGATGATGTCCACaccactgggaagcttgttcttgacagGTTGAAGGACAGATGACACAACCCTGCGTGCCTACAGTCTTGGCCCtgaaggtttctgtcttatttccatcAGTGGGGACTGTCACCGATATCGTGCTGTGGAGGAGTCAGAGGATGTTGTTTGAATTTCTCTGGCCAGCTGACCTTTGACAAAGTCTTCcatacctgttcaggtacactgagggagaattcagaatgtccaaattacctaacagcacgtctttcggaacctgtgggaggaaacctacgcagacacggggagaacgtgcagactccacacagacagtgacccaaggtgggagtcaaacctgggaccctggtgctgtgaagccgttatgcaaaccattgtgctaccgcacTGCCCTTTTTAAAGCAACCATTACTGGACTCACAATGGCAGCAATGATTGCTGCATTAAGGACACCAGTGTTAAGGAGCAAAGATCTGCAGTGTGGAGAATACGTTGAAATGCCTCACTGTCCTCTCCTACTTCTTGTTCTCAGACTAACCCTGTTTCATGAAGAAAAGGAAGAGGCCAGCCAATTTCACCAAGTAGGCAGAGGCTGCCAACGGCCAAAGTGCGGTGCCCAGAATCAAAATCCTGTACCAGCAAAGGTTTATTTAATCTTCCAAGCATTCTTTAGTAAAACACTCCACTGATAGGCACACCTTGCTGTCACATACATTACTTTCTCTCCAGCCTACTATTCAAATCTCCACCTCAAAAGACAACCATCATATTCACCCTAATTCTTTTGCCCTCTCACTTACATTCCTACTGTGGCCTCCTCAAATATTCATCCTCCATCTTCAACAAGCAGTTCACTTCACAATCTGCGAAAACCATGGCTTTTCTCATTGTAGGAGAGCCAACAACTCCAGGGAGATACAGAGCACTAGAAATCGACCTGCAGCCATGCCAAACCATGCCCATAATGGACGATGAACCCCTTGGGTGACCAGGGTGGCAGTAGTACAGGTTATTGCTGATAGAGacagattggggagggggaggaagagatcTGATTAGATTTCACATTGCCACTTGTAACTTAATTGTCACTCATGTTGAATTCATGTCACCAACATATTAAATGTCAGGATCTGTACTATACTAAATGGGATCCCAATCTCATCTACTTTCAACACAAACTCATGCCTTTCATCTCCCAGAGGTGCATTGACGGTGCCGACCAAGAAAATGAGGGAGGTGCCCGAGGAATCCTCAGAGGAGGACCAGCCCTCTGCACTCCTTCACCAGTGTAGATACACACAATTCGGAGGGTGCAGCATCTCAGATAGGGTGGCACATCACGTGAGCAAGGGGAGGGCAGGAGACAGGAATGGCAGTGAAGAATCCCTGTTGGAGGGTGCAAGACACTTCATGCTCTGCTCAGCTGGACACAGAGGGTCATCTGTTTAAAAGGAACTTGCTGAGCAGCAATAGGAAATGTGTGTGCTTCTGTCAGAATTTCCGGATGCAGTGTGTACCCTTGCACAGAGTATGGAGGAGTCCATCTCTAGCATGAATTCTATGATGGCTCGGGTGGTAATGCTGTTAACCACCTCCATAGAAAAGTGGCCAACCTCCTAGAGAATCAGATATAGCTGGCCACTGAGTGCATGCTGGCCCTCATCGATGGACTGTACACTCTGACAGCTGGTTTACAGAACATCAATGAAAGACATGCCTCGGTGTTTGCCAATAATATGGATATGCAGCCAAGTGCTCTCCCACTCTTGGTTAGCAGGGAAGTGCAGGGGTACCTGAAATGGAAGATAAGGAAAGGATCATGGAA
Proteins encoded:
- the LOC119970197 gene encoding gonadotropin-releasing hormone II receptor-like, with product MKLRLLCCNDLPPCNSSAHSNCSLDGDGTFSTADSDQGGEDELLLPTFSTASKVRVVVTLTIFVVSSYLNLTVLCGALRRKGTGRSHIRTLIVNLSCADLLVTFIVMPLDAAWNITVQWYAGDSFCKLLMFLKLLSMYSCAFITVVISLDRYCAILYPLGISRANERNRTMLIGAWIMSVTLATPQLFLFHTVSIAVPAPFTQCVTHGSFKEPWQEKVYFFFTFLWLFLLPLIIMIFCYTSILISVTRKMTVNGDVFSKDADSRCNKNYIPKVRMKTLKMTIVLVSTFIICWTPYYILGFWYNFFPAMINKKELPESINHALFTFGMLNCFVDPIVSRIGYLRLSNG